The [Clostridium] colinum genome includes the window GAGCATAATGTAGGATATGTTGTAAATATTGGTGTAGATATGAAATCTTCATATAATAGTATACAACTTGCAGAAAAATATGACTTTTTATATGCAAGCGTAGGGGTACACCCTCACGAAGCGAAATCTGTTAAAGAAGAAGACTACAAAACTTTAGAAAAATGGCTACAACACGATAAAGTTGTAGCCTTAGGTGAAATAGGCTTAGATTATCATTACGATTTTTCACCTAGAGACATTCAAAGACAAGTTTTTAAAAAACAACTTAAAATTTGCGAAAATGTTACAAAACCTGTAATAATTCATTCTAGAGAGGCAAGCCAAGAAGTTTTTGATATAATAAAAGATAGTAAAGTTAGAAAAGGTGTTATTCACGCCTATTCTGGTAGCTTAGAAATGGCATTAGAATATATAAAAATGGGATTTTATATAGGTGTAGGTGGTGTTTTAACATTTAAAAATGCTAATAAGCTATTAAAAATGGTTGAAAATATCCCTTTAGAAGCAATTTTGATAGAAACAGACTCGCCATATTTATCTCCAGTGCCTGTTAGAGGTACTAGAAATAATTCACAAAATTTAAAATATATTGTCGAAAAAATTAGCGAAATAAAACAAATTGATAAAGAAAAAGTTGAAAAAATAACACTAGAAACTGCTAAAGAATTTTTTTGTCTAAATTAGTCTTTAAAAAGTTATTGCATAAATATTACAAATATGTTAAGATATTACCTGTGGTGTTAAATTAAGTGTTACGCCAATATTAATAAATTTTAATATAGCTTAATAAACAGGTTTAAAAATGTAATATATTAAATATTATATAAATAATATTTTAACCTGTACAGGAGGAATATTAATGTTTAACAATTTATGTAACAAATTTTTTAAGCTTACAAGATTAAAGATAAGAAGGATAAATATTTTTACAAGCTCAGTTTTAGTTTTATCTACTTTTTGTGGCACACTAACTGCATTTGCAGAAGGGCTTTATCAAGTAAGAGTAGTTATAGATGGAAAATGGCACGTTTATAACACTATGGATGTTAAAGTGTCTGAGCTTTTTGAAAAAGAAAATATAAAATTAACTGAAAAAGACATAGTAGATATAAATCTTGATACAGTGATAGATAAAGATATGGTAATAAACATTGATACTGCAGAAACAGTAAAATTTATTATAGATGAAAAAGAAGAAGTTGAATTTCTTACAAATAAAGGCTTAGTTGGTACGGCTATAAAAGAATTTTGTGAAGAAACAAATAAAAAAGTTTTTTTAGATGAGGGACAAAGCTCAGCATCAAATATTAATGATAATATGGTTATAAAAGTATCTTATTTTAAAGAAGAAATAAAAACTATAAAAGAAGAGATACCTTTTAAAACTGAAACAGTAGAAAATCCAGATTTACCAGAAGGTAAAATTAATATAAAAACTAAGGGTGTAAATGGTATAAAAGAAACAACTATAAAAGAAGTTTATAGAGAAGATAAATTAGAGTCTAAAAATATTATAGAAGAAAAAGTTACAAAAGAACCTATTACAGAAATTATAGAAAAAGGAACTAAAAAGAATACTATAAAAACTGAAAAAGGTATATTTGTTATAGATAAAAAAATAAATATGAAATCTACTGCATATACAGCAGGACCAGAATCTACTGGTAAAAGACCAGGAGATGCAGGATATGGAATAACTGCATCTGGTATGAAAGCACAAAGAGGGGTTGTGGCGGTAGATACTAGCGTTATACCTTTTGGTACAGAACTTTATATAGAAGGTTATGGATATGCCATAGCAGGAGATACAGGTAGTGCTATAAAAGGAAATAAAATAGATGTATTTTTTGATAAATATAATGATGCAATACAGTATGGAGTAAGAAATGTAAATGTTTATGTTTTAGGCGAAAAAGTAGCTTAATATTTAATATTTTTAAAGGGTTATGGATTTATCATAGCCCTTTTTATGTACATATTTAAGTTATCAAATTTAAGATAGGCTAAAATTTATAAATAAAAGTGGGCAAAAGTTCTCATCTTAAATAGTATAAAAGGCTTTGCTTATTATATATAAAGTTAAATTTTAAGGAGGCTTAGCCCCTTGCACGAAAAAAACTTATTTTATTCATACAGCATCTCGTCATGATAATTTTATTATTACGATAAAAGGTTGTAGACTTTGTCTATAACAACATTATGTTATTATATATTTTTTTATGTTAAAGTTTAACTATTTTTTAAATAAATTGTATATAAATAAAGAGTTATTTTATTAGGTGTAATGAAAATTGACAAAGTAGATTAAATTGTTGTATAATGTTACAAAGATATATATTATAGCAATATACTAAGGAGGAAAATTGGTTTGAAAATAAATATAACAACCAAAGTTTCTGTAATAGCATTAGCTTTATTATTTAGCAATGTTTCTGTATATGCAGCAAATGTTATTACAGCTACTAATACAAATAGTATAAAACAAAATGATATATCTGTTATATC containing:
- a CDS encoding TatD family hydrolase, with protein sequence MYFESHAHYDDERFNEDRHQVLLSLKEHNVGYVVNIGVDMKSSYNSIQLAEKYDFLYASVGVHPHEAKSVKEEDYKTLEKWLQHDKVVALGEIGLDYHYDFSPRDIQRQVFKKQLKICENVTKPVIIHSREASQEVFDIIKDSKVRKGVIHAYSGSLEMALEYIKMGFYIGVGGVLTFKNANKLLKMVENIPLEAILIETDSPYLSPVPVRGTRNNSQNLKYIVEKISEIKQIDKEKVEKITLETAKEFFCLN
- a CDS encoding 3D domain-containing protein, with protein sequence MFNNLCNKFFKLTRLKIRRINIFTSSVLVLSTFCGTLTAFAEGLYQVRVVIDGKWHVYNTMDVKVSELFEKENIKLTEKDIVDINLDTVIDKDMVINIDTAETVKFIIDEKEEVEFLTNKGLVGTAIKEFCEETNKKVFLDEGQSSASNINDNMVIKVSYFKEEIKTIKEEIPFKTETVENPDLPEGKINIKTKGVNGIKETTIKEVYREDKLESKNIIEEKVTKEPITEIIEKGTKKNTIKTEKGIFVIDKKINMKSTAYTAGPESTGKRPGDAGYGITASGMKAQRGVVAVDTSVIPFGTELYIEGYGYAIAGDTGSAIKGNKIDVFFDKYNDAIQYGVRNVNVYVLGEKVA